AAAAACCCTTTAATTGTATGATACAGTTGTTGGTCATAATAGAAACAGTCTAAGAAGATGTAAACCAGGTAATTAAGGGCCTGATCACTACTTCTTATAAATGTTCAGCAAGTTTCGTAATAAAGGTTGATGAGCTCACCTAGCACCCATTCCGCATCCGGATCCTCGGTAACCGCCCGGTACTGCAGGACGAAGTAGAGCAAAGGACACCCGTTGTCCGGCCAGGAGTGCAAGCGGACCAGCAGCGAGGTCGAGTTGGGGGCCAGAAGGGCGGTGGAGGCCGGATGACCAGGCGACTGACCCTGAGTGCGCACGTGCAGAATGGTGCTGGTGGGCGAGGTGCCCACCTTGTTCTGGGCACTCAGGTGGATCTGGTACGTGCTGCCACACATCAGGCCCTTGAGCTCATGACTGGAGGCATGACGCGACAATTGCATCTCGTCCGTGTTGCCATTGGCACGCCGATAGAACAAGGTGTAGCCGGTGATGGGTGCATTGCCCGTGAAGCCGCACTTCCAGTGCATCAGGATGCTGCTCGAGGTGGCACTCGTGACATAGAGAACGGGAGCTGTAGGTGGCACTTGGACCATAAGGGTGTGCGTTAGTCGATCCGTTCCAATGCCGTTGTCCACCTGACAGCTGTAGTTGCCACCATCCGCCAGTTGCAGGCTGGAGATGATCAGATCGCCACTGTCCAGCAGCTGGGAGTTATGCAGTCCACCTTGCCGCAGTGCCACATCCGATTTGAACCACTCCCGCTTGGGTTTTCCGACCGCCGTGCAGGGCAATGTAACGGTGGATCTCCAAGGACGCACCACTGGGCCACCAAAGGATATGATCCTAGCCGGTATGCGATTCGTGGTTATTTGCGAGGACACTCGCGAACTCTTGCCCTCGCCCACTCGCGTGCTGGCCGTCACCCAGAACTGGTACTCCATGTGCGGATGCAGTCCCTTGGCTTCGTAGTAGGCCTGCTGTGAGGGCAGACTACGCTTCTCATTGTTCAGCTCCTCGCGACCGTTCACCACGCGTGTGTATAGACTGTACTTGGTGATCACGCCGTTCGGCTCATTTGGTGGCAGCCAAGAGATGTACAGGGATTGCGATGAACTGGACACCACTTTGATGTCAGCCGGTGCCTCGGGAACATCCTCTTCGCTGTGGCAAAACAATGGCTTCGATACCACGCCATCGCCCATACGCGTGTGTGCCAGCACCTGAATGCTGTAGTTGGTGTACTTTCGCAGTCCTGTCAGCACCATGGTGAGTGCTGTCGTTTTCCTGGACTCCACTTCGTCCTTGCTGGGCTGAATGTCGTCGATGATGGGCTCAAATATCAGCTTGTAGCCCTGCAGCAGTCCATTGGTGTGGTAAATTGGCGGTGGTTGCCAGGACACCTGCAGCGATTGGGAGGACAAGGCGGCACAGCGCACGTCCTCTGGCGGCCGACTAGGAActgattaaaaacaaattgaataaaatcaTTAAGATATTGATGTATATTATAGCATTATAAACTTACCATCTTCCATAGTTTGAGCAGCGGTGGGTTCCGAAAGAGGTCCTGGCCCAACCTGATTGAAGGCCTGCACCACCACGGTGTATCGGGCGAACTTTGCCAGTCCGCTGAGTAGTAGCTCTCCATTgccgccatcgccatcgccggaaacggaagtgaaGTTGTATGCCGTATTGCCCGAACTGGAGAGCTTGTAGCCCACATTGTAGCCCTGAATGTCACCATGTCGCAGCTCCGGCAATGGAGCCACCCAACTGATGAGCAGCTCGGTGGAGGACAAAGGTCTGGCGGAGAGGCTAAGCGGAGGTCCTGCCGGGCGCTGTGGTTCCGTGCGCACTATCAGCTCCTGACTGGGTGCACTGCGTCCGGCCGAGCCCTCGGCAATCACACGGAAAGCGTAACGTGTCGCCGGCTTCAGGTTCTCGATCATGGCATTGAAGTGTGGCGGATCCTTGACCTCGATCTGCTGCCACTGGTCCACGAACAAAGCTGGTGGGAGAGAATCTAATTACGTTGGAAACTTTAACATCTCTTCAAATTCGTTAACTCCATTCCATGCATATACGTACGATCTGCCTCGCGGAACTCCACAATGTACTTGGTCACATCGCCGGTGCCCAGAGTTTTGGGCTGCCACTTGATGTTCACCGAACGACTGCTGATCATGGCCGCCTCCAGGACACTGGGTGGCAGTGGTGGTTCCTGGACCTGCAGCTGCACCAGCTGCTGATCGTTGCCATACAGATTGCTGGCCCGACAGAAGTACGGACCACTGTCGGTGGCGTCCACGGTGCGGATTTGCAGCTCGGCGGACACGCCATCTGGTGTGGCCTCCTGCTTCACCGAGATCCTGAAAGCGAATGCAAAGTGCAGCGGTATTACTTTCGTTCGCTTTCCGCAGCATCGGCTGAGTGCACTCACTTGTAATTGGTTGACGGATTCAGCGTGTTCTTGCCCGAGCGCATCCAAACAATGTTAATCGGCTTGTCCCCACTGACGGCACATTGGAGCAGTGCCGTGTCGCCCTTCTTCACCATCACGGAGCGCGATGTGGACGAGAAGTACGGCGAGGCTGAAAACGGCGGGAATTTTGCCCATTTTAATTACGATGTTGCATTCCTCCGGGGGCCACAGCATTGCAATTAACCAAATTGccgggggggggggggggggggggggggcagCCACCAACCATCATCGTTGCTACTTAATACTCACAGTTCACTTTCAGCTGGATGACCTTTCCGATGCCGGTGCCGATGCCATTGTTGGCCTGGCACAGATAGAAGCCCTCGCGATCCTCCTTCAcgtgctgcagcagcagggaGCCATTGCCCAGGAGCTTGGTGAAGGGACGCTCGCGGACTTCCTCGTACTCTCCCGACTTGCTGCCTGTGGGAAGACATTGAAAGCCGCAGAGGATGTTGGTAAATACTAcatgtttttataaaaatatattctctgctaacaaattatatgcattaatTTATATGCAAGACATAGTTAAGCATTATAAAACACACAGTATTATGTGATGATTGTTTCCCGCAGACTTAAGACTAATAATCCATTTTAATTCCGGACTTCGTAAGTTATATAAtcttataatttatatatgctTCAGTGTCTAACCTGTAGCCTTCTTCCACACGATGCTGGGTGTGGGCACACCCTGCGCCTGGCAGTGCAACATAATGTGGCGATTGCGCTCCACATTCGCGTCCACGGGCTCGACGATCCAGCGAGGTGGCActacggggcgtatgcgtgatatgGGGAGAAATAGTTAGCTAACTCGGAAAATGGCTGAGAGAGTTTAGAACGAATGATTGAAATCAAAACTGCTAAGACATACAGTAAGAGTAATGGTTCTTTAGAAAGAGatatagagagagagacagagacagagaggAAAAGTGAAGATTTCTGGCAAAGTAAAAAACGGCATAAAAGAATTTTGCTGTTTACGATCTTAAGATTTTCATTGTGCCTAGCACAAATGTAAAAACTGGTTGAATAGTGGTAGCAATATTGTAGGAACTTTTCAACTAATATACAAAAGGatatctgttttattttttttttttttttgtgggttgGATTGCttcaaaatcaaatacaaaaaattatttcatatGCAACTCAGTCAAAAATGGAACAAAAATAATGTAGATTCTTTGATGTCATCATGTTTAAGGAAAATCATTTAGGAATGTCCGTGGGGAAAATGAATTCATTTCGTTCTTTTGTTGGTGTGCAAGGActttattttgatttctttttgtttcgtaTCTTTTCATATCGTTTCTTTTCGTTTATTCAAATTGATCGCTTTCtcttttgtgtgttttctttGATTCGCCCACGCTCTGTGCCTCGCTGTTTGAAAAAATCGCAAAAAAGGCTTAATATGTTCTGGTATATTCGgcgcataaattaaatgacAAAGGCATGCCAGAagcgaaaattgaaaatatatttgcatagAAATTATAGAATGCGCAACATAAATGTGAACGTGGTGTGAGTTTTATAGTTGGACACGCAGCTAACAAAACAcgaaaaaagcgaaacaataaaatgggaTTTCAAtacagaaaacaaaaccaaaaaaatcaCCCACCATAGCGAcgttttcaataaattataaactgtTTACGTGGCAGCtgcatttaattgccagcCTTTGTTTGTGCAGCaataacaaaatgaaaaatgttaattaaaaattaagcCCGAACAAGGAGCAAATTATAGAGCTCCAAATGAAATTATCAGCTGGCCCAGGGCTCCagtattaattaaaatgatttctGGTTATTATggcataattttttttttattttattctttggggtgtttttgcatagtttggggttggtttttttttttgggtggcaGCGTGTCTAATTCGAATACGGAAAAAATCTTTGcacacaacaacagcagcgtCAGCCTGGGATATGGAGcattggcaaaacaaatagaaatataaacataaataaattaaatttcggATAACTGTGTGCGTCGAGCTCAGCtcgaatataaatataattgcCCACACCCCCAAGCTGGCTGGCGAAATTGGGTGGAAAAAGCTGAACAGAGCAATCTGTGTGTGAAAGGAGGGAAATTCAAAAAACGAATTAAAACGAGAGCTTAAGAACTGAGCACTAGGAGTGGGAggaaacgaaatgaaacgaaaccaAACGGAGAGCAAgcaaatcataaataaattgaaattaaaattcatttgtcACAGCACTACGCGCATGCAGATGGCACCGAGCAAActtaaaattgcatttctaATCTGTACAAAAAGGCAtgcagaaatgaaaaatgcagcATGTTGCAGCCGCTTCTCtagctaaacaaaaaaaaaaaaaaaacaaccatTCTCAACTACATTAGCAAATACTGCGAAGCTTTAAGTTTCTTATCCATTTAGTTTCCCGGTCGGATCTCcggcatttattttctttatttttgcgGTTTAGTTCACATTGCTCTGCAATAAGATTATGTTTAAGCGTTTTGTCACTcacacgcacgcacgcacacGCAATCAGGCACTCACACAAGCGAAAGGGGTGGCtacaccgaaaaaaaatagtCGGGGATTACAATGATATATTTCGAGACAAGTCAAGTAGTTGGTTTCTAGTGCTGCAAATCAGCACATTTGGaatatgcaaaattatttatatttaaataatgtttatCTGTAAGGATACATTGATCCataaattaacataattttgGAGCCTATGTTATTTTTCCAACTAatattgtaaaattaaatgaatccCCTCTCAAGTTTTTTCGGTGTGGAAATATAGTAAGCGATTAGAGAGgccaaaatcaaatttgaagCGTAAGCGCGAGTTTCATAGCATCTTCGAAGGATTTTTTGGGAGGATTCGttgctctcttttttttttttgtgcgaaCTCATTCATTTTCAGCGTTTGCCTTGTTTATTCGTTCGTTAATTAAGCACAGCACATTGAGCATAGTGGAGTATGAAGTGGAGTTTTCGAAAGCTGCAAGTCAAAAATGAAGAGAGAGGAGCCAAGGGGTTAACAAAGGATATTCTGCATGTATCCTGCAGACCGGAGCATCCAGCATCGCACTGGCCGGCAACCAAAAAAATGTGGGGCATTGCGAATAAGGCAAACGAATCTTAAAGCAGCTTGTTATCCATGTTTATGCAAGGagtatttgtataaattataaattacaGCTAATCACAAAGCCGTGCACGCCCTCCGAGCTCGTCAAATTTGAACGACCACCAATTGAATTTTGCGCTGGGAGAGCGCACACTTAATTTATGCAGCTAAAGCCCGACTTGTCGTATAAGAAGCGTTTCAAATAATATGCAGCAAATGAAAAGAGATAAGATATTCATAAGCTTTATGGGTAATTTGTTTAGATTTTTGGTTACGAAGCGCATAAAAAGCAGTGCAGTTAAAACGTTTTACCTGGTGAGACGGTTGTCAAAAAAACCCACAGCGTGCCAAAGCGACTTAAAGGTGACGGGGAACTCTTAATTGTAGATTAGTAGGGGGTTTTCggggatttttttttaagctgtacgttttttattttgagttATGGGTGGTTTTCTTAGTGAAAGTCAAAAAATCAAAGCGCCTTCGGGCTGTGCAACATTCAGTTGCACCGGGGCTTCAGTTCAATAGAACTCCAAAAAAACTGGGTCAGCCCATTGTTCATTGTTGTTAAAAATCAACCAAAAATATCATCAACAACTGAAAATACCATTAAGAAGCTGTTCTTGAATACATCAGCGGGAAAGCAAAAAGTTATTGAGGGGCAAGTGAAGTTGTTCGCTTAGTTTGTATGTGTAGTGTGATTTTGTTGATTGTGTTTTAAGAGAAGTAATATCGCCATAGCTGTTTGTTGTATCGAATAGtatttaatgatttaattattcatttttggATATTTCATATAGGAAATGTGGGTTTCCTGGAGTTTCTAAAGATATTTATTCCACGCCTATAAGTAGGCAATATATTTTGCTTAAGCAGTAATTAGGTTgttctttaaataaatgcttttGAAGAAGTTACTGCAGTTAAAAGACTtgagtttaattttaattttgatagCGTATGGCTTTTCTCTTCTTGTCTGTGGTGTTTATCTGTGGTGATGGGTACGCTAGTACGCTACCTTTGACCTGCAAGAGGGCCGTATACTTGATCTCGGCCGCCGGATTCTTGGCCACGCACGTGTACTCGCCGGAATGCGTGGCCGACAGCGACGGAATGCTCAGCAGGGAGCTGTACTGGTCTAGCATGGTGACATTGGCCCCCAAAAGGTCGGGCAGCGGATCACCGTCCTTCAGCCAGATGAGCTTCAGCGGCGGATCGCCCCTGGACACCCCGCAGACGGTCCTCGTCCGCATGCCCTCGGCCAAACCCTCCTGGAAGGCGAACGGTTCTATGCTCGGCGGCACTGCAAGAGGAAAGATCAGGCGAAACGGGTTAGGATTGGCACAGCTGGTCAAGTGGACACCTGCGCCTGAGGACGACCTGGAGGACGCGATATTCCCACGTTGCTTTACGATTGATGATGATTGCTGATTGTTGTCAATTTGTACGCTCTGTAAACCTTCGCAGTTTTGTTAACACATTCGAATCGAAAAACGCTACTTAATCTTGTACAAACATTCCGAAAGTGGAAACATCATTTACAAAGGATAGCAAGGatcgtatgtatatatatatataaggtaagatgtatgtatatgcaattCAATGGTTCTGTGTTACATGGTACATGAATCAAAGTGCATACAAAAGGAAACTCAACTACTTGCAACTAAACGGGATTACAAATACTGGATAACTCGATTACTGGACTCGTAGGACTCGAGTTCCTCATTCTTTTTACCATTGACCAGCAGGGCCTGCGAGTTCTCCACCTCGGCGGCGGAATTGCGCACCACACAGGAGTAGTTGCCAGTGTGATCGCTGCCCAGATTCTCGATCACCAGGATGCTGTTGTACTGGTCCACCTGCTTCACGGACATGTGCTGTGTGGGATCGATGGGTCGGCCATCCTTGCGCCAGTTGATGGTCAGCGGGAGATCGCCCTTCACCACCGAGCAGGTGAGCGAGGCCCGATCGCCCATGTTCAGCTGCAGGATGTTGGTTTGGAAGGGACTGAGCTTCGGCGGCACTGCAAGGGATCAGCCAAGGATTGATGAGCCAAAAGCGAAGCGAAAGGACAGCACAGCGTGACCGGTGCAAAAAGGTTCCgatttatgaaaatttaatcaGCACAGCGCCTCATTAGGGCGCAGATTCATTAACATTAGCactaatgaaaaaaaaacgggGTGCCGTTCATCCTTGCTCTCCTTCAGCTTCCTTTTTTTCAtactttttggtttttttgttttcaatttaccAACTTTTAAGCTTAGATTATTGCGCATATTTAATTAGAGCAGAAGCAAAAAGTACATGTACCCGACTGAAAgccgaaacaaaacaaaattaagcagaatccaaaaaaaaaaaaattaaaaaggggaaaaacaaatgcaaaaaggtTGGCGAAAAGGAGCAACTTGAAGCGCCATAGGAAACTACTTAGTTTGCtgttaataattaaaatgcaattttcactTCGTTTCGTAGCCCGCTGCTTGATGTCATCGTTCGGGGAAAAAGAGCTGTGAAAGAAACCAACCTCGACCTCCTCTTGTTTATCTATTTCACTGTGTTTTCATGCTTTTTTTCTCCCTGGGTTTTCCCTGGGTtttctttgggttttttagtttactttttttctttttacttttctttgCACATACTAACCTATGACCGTCACCTCGCCACTCCGCCGGGCACTGTGACCCTGCTTGTTCCTCGCCCAGCACGTATAGACGCCGGAATCGGAGTTCTTCTGCACGGGACTGATGGTCAGCGAGCCGTCCGGCTGGACACGTTGACGTATGTCATCCGGCAGTTCGCGTCCACCACGCTCCCAGTGGATCTCCTCGATGGGATAGCCGGCCACCGGGCACTTCAGATTCAATGTCTCGCCGGAGACGGCAGTTACCTTCGGTATCAGTCGAATGTAGGGAAGACCTGTGATGGAATTGGGAAAAAAGCGCCAGTTGGTGAGTTAGATGTAGATGGGAATATGGAGCTTTTTTGGGGGAATGTAAATGCTTAACAGATTTGCGCGTACGTTGCTTTTTTAATAATGCAGTAAACAACGGCACATACAGTGGCAAAAAAAAGTGGCACCACAAAGAGCAGTTACACTGAGCAGAAATGTGAACAAAATTGAAACAGCTTCAAGTATCTTAAGAACTCATTATTGCTTGAAGTAAATTTAAGTTactacatttaaatatatttgtttgtaacGAATTAGGCTTAAGAACAACAGCTTTTGAGTGCCTACAAATGGTAActctttttttctgtgcagACAACAGGAAGCGGAGCACAATGTAATATGCATATCCTGGCTGGTTTCGTCCTGTCTCCAGTGCCCCCCGCCAAAACACTTTTCGGGAACGTGGAAGGAAATAATGCAGCAACTGTCGCTCGGTGGAGGccgcaggagcaggaacagcagcCGCTGAAGGAGCAGCTCCACCAGCTGCCTGGTGGGCTGAGTTTTTCCTCCACTTTTTTTCTGCGGAATATGCATAATTCCCGAGCACGTCATACGTGGTctcacaaaaacacacacacggtgtgtgtgtgtgtgtgtgtttttccgAAGCTGAGTGGATGGGGATTTTTGTAATCACCGCCATTACCAAGTCGCGCAATCAGCGACATCGCCGAGCTTTAAACTAAATGATGATGGTGGGTGTGGGATTCATTTGCTCCTTTTTTGCAGCTCCGCTGGCAAACAATGTTTGCAGGGTATGCGGAAATTGTCAAAGGAGTCGAAAGGACGAGAGGTATGAGCAGGTACTTCTGACATACTTTTTTGCATTCATTTGATTATCATAGCAAATCACTTGAGTCTTCAACTTTCGTCCAAGGCTAAGCCAACCCTAagtttatttgatttcgaGTGATAAATGTCGAACGTAGATAGCTGAATGCTTAGGGCTTTTCCCCTtgcttttccccattttcccttttttttttagttgagaCCAGCAGAGCATCGTTTAGTCGAGAAGGGATTTTTCGTGAATTTACTTGACtttatttttcaactttttcaCTGCAAAACTTTGTAAACATGGCGCAGTTTTTGCCGCCGCTGTCGTTTTGTGTTTGCACTCCTGCTCCTCGTTCTTTCTCGCTGGCAACgccattttgtttgcctggcgacacaaaaatatttgatttcttGCAAAAACAAGGCAGATGGTGCGCGTGCTGCTGGGaaatgccactgccactggaAAATGGGTGGATTTTTGGGTGGATTTCCCTCGTCCTTCCCTCGGCAGGACTTTGTGTTGGGTTGGATGGTGGAAGGAAAGCACTGCAGTCAGCCGAGAGCCATGTTCAACAGAAGTGTGCGCCTCGAACAACACTTCACTGCTGCAAAGGCACAAAAGTAAACTTGCTGGAGGATGGGACATGGACCCAAAGGATCTGGCCGACAAACTAGGGGGATGTGTGGCAACAGTAAGAACATGGCAAACGTGttgtaaaacaaaatcaaGCAAAAGTaggcaaatgccaaaaaggaAGAGCACCCAGAGCCTCGAGCGCGGAGAACGTTTAAGTGCATATGTAAGTAGCCGGCCATATTTGTATCTGCACGGAGGGAAATGCTTCAGTTACTTATCTCGAATGGCCTtctgaaaatatataactttCACCAAGGGATGCTCAACTAGCTGCAGGAACTCATCAACTAGCAGTACCCCTAATTTAATAGTTACTCATATTgtatattgttatatttgaTCATGATATACCAGATATTGGGTGGCATGGTTTCAATTTCGCGGATCCTCTCATGCATTCTAAGCCACTTACTTAGCCATTAACTTTTTCCCATGTGCATCtgtgtgtttgagtgtttGGGTGTGAGTAAGTGTGAATACCACgtaccataaatattcaagcGCGCCGCATGCTGCACTCGTCCTGCGCGATTCTCCGCGTTGCAGGCGTACTCGCCACCATCCTCGACCATGACGTGGCTTATGTTAACATGACTAATTACATCGCCATGCACGGTGATGTATTGTCCGATCATAAATctgaaatggcaaaaaaggGATGGTTTTGGATGAGAGcacaaaaaacacattaaTATTTGCTTGGTTGCGATTTTAGCGATGGTtgcacgcggcgtatgcgcaatgttcggttgtttggttgtttgctGCTCTAcaattgttttcttgttttcgaGCTGCCGCTGCATATTTAAGCGtgcacacaccacacacaaccaaacacacacatacacgaaCGCACACTCATCAGCTAGGCACACTTCAAAAATGCAGCCTGACCCAAATCCCTTTTGACTGTAGgcttcattttgtttttgtcgtATTTTTGCGTTTAGTTTTTTtcctctatttttttttaaacgtTAGTTTTTTTCCTATGCCACATTTAGTCGTAATGAAGGCTGTCAGTCGAGCTGTCGGGGCTTAGCATAGTTTCCATATTGCTGTCAATGTcatgtgccacgcccacgaaTGCGAATACGACATCCACTTAATGCCAAGCCGTTACGCCAGGACTCAAATAATGAGGGGGAAAAAAAGGATTTTACGAGGCGCTCAAGTTGGCATTAAGTTCTGCGTTCTGCGTTTGGTCCTTTGGCTCTTGTCCTTTGTTTGCCACGCTTTCTTATTGGCACAGACGCATTAATTACAGGCAACATtgttacgcatacgccatgtggcaCTCACACAATCGGCTCTTACGGCATCTTGCAGCGCTGTgaatgtatgtgtatgtatggcTGTAACTAtaagtgtatgtgtgtgtttgaggATATGCGAGGGGATTGCGTTCTAAGCCAGCACACCCGCCGGCTCATTAGTTTGTGGCCCGGCTCGGTGGCAACTTTTCAATTGGCATTACGGCCGCAGTTGGAAGTTGGAGCCAACGAGAGTTGTAGTTGTAGAAGTCGGAGAACAATAATGGCGGAGGCAAagtaattacaattttaattaacttttgcAGCAGCCGCATCCTGTGGCTACTGGGGATTCAACTTCGTGGCTTGGGGGGCTTATGAATGCATAAGCCAGCCCGCGAGAAGCGCTGATTTCCCCCAAAGAAGGCGTGGCCAAGTCAAGCCGAAAAATCTTTATGGAGTGTGCCGAGGCCTGGAAAAACTGTGGCAACTGTagttaaatgaaaatgaagctggctggcaaaaaaaaatataaccaGTCGCATTCGGAAGGGAGACGACACTCAGTCGTTGGCTGCAGCACTTGTGAGCGGTGGCAACAATGGCGAGGACCAAATTGCAACAAAGTCGCACAcatccgcattcgcatccgtATCCCCAtgtccgcatccacatccgcacaACGCCGGCTTAAGCGGCATTGCAGAAGTTTaacggtgtgtgtgtgtgtgtgtgtgtgctcgccAGTGTGTGTGGAGCGTAAAACGCTTTGGCTGCAACAATATAAACCTAATAGCCTGGCGCGGCTTTTGTGTGCTGTTTTAGCTGATTGCAGAGTGAGTGCCCGGCTCAGTGGGTGGCTTAATTCCGGGCAGCCAGCCGAAAAGGGGAAGCAGTGGTAAGAATTTCACTGGGTGCCACTTGCAGCTTGGCCCCTTCCACTCTTTCTCACTCTCTCACTCAAGTGGCAGAAGCGAAAAGTTTCGTGGCTTAAGCTTATGAAATAttatgaatttcaatttagcCAAATCTAGTTTGCACTTGTATCGCAAGCAGGTTAGTTTGCAGGCACAATTGGATCTTATATAAATTTAGCTTTCAAAATATGAAGTTGGGAAAATTTTATAAGCAAGTAAGAATTTTTCAATTACAACTTGTGTGCTTTAAGTGTATATATGAGGGTTCACTGTAGTTCACATGGCTTTGTGGCGCTTGAAAAGGCGTTCCTCGTGCAACTTAAGCGTTTCCCCATTTAGGCCAAAATTACACATATTTCCATAACGCCTGCAGTTGTAGACAAACGCATCACGCACACACGCCTCCGTCGCCGTCTTAGCAGCTCCGCCGGAAAAGTAGGAAATCTGTAGGAAAACACCAAGGAAAAGCGCGGAGGAAAAGCTGGGGGGAAAGATGCCGGCTCAACAGCCTTAGCCCGAGTTGCTGGTACCGCCGCAGacaaacttttgaaaatggCGTAAAATGAGCGTTTGAGTGTTGCGTTACCTCGTGCGCGCAATCATTTAATTTCCGCCTCGAGGCGTCTGCCCTCCATCCActttcccccccccccctcgCTTTTCCGACCATTTCCCAACACTTCCACCGACATGCCTGTTTGCCTGTCTGTCTGCCACTCCaacttgtgtgtgtttgtgtttgtgtgtgtgtgtgagtgtggtgtgtgtgtttgtgcgtctgtgtattaaataaatacacttACCAAGTTGATATACCTTTAAACCGAATAATGTAAACCACTTAAAACTCGGCAATAACAACGCAAACAGCAAGAGAATTTGCGCAGCATTTCAAAggatc
This portion of the Drosophila santomea strain STO CAGO 1482 chromosome 3L, Prin_Dsan_1.1, whole genome shotgun sequence genome encodes:
- the LOC120447995 gene encoding Down syndrome cell adhesion molecule-like protein Dscam2 isoform X4; this translates as MWISSRFYVILLLLNLDATCSEPFEAHLRGPGFVMEPPGRVEFSNSSGGWLDCSASGSPQPTVDWVHADGSAVTEIHGVRRVLRNGTLVLMPFAAAAYHQDVHNTIYRCIASNSVGRIVSRDVQVRAVVAQAYKVDVEVLSAARGCTAILRCVVPTFVKELVRVVSWVHEPAIYIYPSLQGDGKFHLLPTGELLIHNLQESDESQSFRCRSMHRLTRQVVVSSPTRLRINSHRGIISPSVVEHTAHVQVSQDEGAVLLCVAQGCPSPEYSWFTHNGAGPLPVLSGPRVRLLGPILAIEAVTGEDSGVYKCTAGNVGGEASAELRLTVATPIQVEISPNVLSVHMGGTAEFRCLVTSNGSPVGMQNILWYKDGRQLPSSGRVEDTLVVPRVSRENRGMYQCVVRRPEGDTFQATAELQLGDAPPVLLYSFIEQTLQPGPAVSLKCSAAGNPTPQISWTLDGFPLPSNGRFMIGQYITVHGDVISHVNISHVMVEDGGEYACNAENRAGRVQHAARLNIYGLPYIRLIPKVTAVSGETLNLKCPVAGYPIEEIHWERGGRELPDDIRQRVQPDGSLTISPVQKNSDSGVYTCWARNKQGHSARRSGEVTVIVPPSIEPFAFQEGLAEGMRTRTVCGVSRGDPPLKLIWLKDGDPLPDLLGANVTMLDQYSSLLSIPSLSATHSGEYTCVAKNPAAEIKYTALLQVKVPPRWIVEPVDANVERNRHIMLHCQAQGVPTPSIVWKKATGSKSGEYEEVRERPFTKLLGNGSLLLQHVKEDREGFYLCQANNGIGTGIGKVIQLKVNSSPYFSSTSRSVMVKKGDTALLQCAVSGDKPINIVWMRSGKNTLNPSTNYKISVKQEATPDGVSAELQIRTVDATDSGPYFCRASNLYGNDQQLVQLQVQEPPLPPSVLEAAMISSRSVNIKWQPKTLGTGDVTKYIVEFREADPLFVDQWQQIEVKDPPHFNAMIENLKPATRYAFRVIAEGSAGRSAPSQELIVRTEPQRPAGPPLSLSARPLSSTELLISWVAPLPELRHGDIQGYNVGYKLSSSGNTAYNFTSVSGDGDGGNGELLLSGLAKFARYTVVVQAFNQVGPGPLSEPTAAQTMEDVPSRPPEDVRCAALSSQSLQVSWQPPPIYHTNGLLQGYKLIFEPIIDDIQPSKDEVESRKTTALTMVLTGLRKYTNYSIQVLAHTRMGDGVVSKPLFCHSEEDVPEAPADIKVVSSSSQSLYISWLPPNEPNGVITKYSLYTRVVNGREELNNEKRSLPSQQAYYEAKGLHPHMEYQFWVTASTRVGEGKSSRVSSQITTNRIPARIISFGGPVVRPWRSTVTLPCTAVGKPKREWFKSDVALRQGGLHNSQLLDSGDLIISSLQLADGGNYSCQVDNGIGTDRLTHTLMVQVPPTAPVLYVTSATSSSILMHWKCGFTGNAPITGYTLFYRRANGNTDEMQLSRHASSHELKGLMCGSTYQIHLSAQNKVGTSPTSTILHVRTQGQSPGHPASTALLAPNSTSLLVRLHSWPDNGCPLLYFVLQYRAVTEDPDAEWVLVSNALKPQRRIVVNNLQPSTLYQLRMEAHNVAGISQAEFNFVTLTKDGDPPPPEIMHRGHGGQTNVIFANINLLIPTIAAVSGMFCTIIMIIVCYRHMLKNAPPLAEQSQIQKESLENRANSEAAQRERYYATIHKVSMQNNDKIPETSEDISPYATFQLSEAGGNMSQPHHGGPANTLLHSFMYHERALAEGCSSPPPAASKNRRRHSRKTEPESEESESDQDQLTSSRTESSNQHEGKIKHSIIYHGAQSSTSSDLSPMSEQKSLPRRGRSRYHHQQYQFSTNTTPRHHNSNKMNNNTTSNTNTTATNTTATPSTSSNSNKILSPRGGNLKSISSTFKSQDSIQCHIPTLVKSPSISTQQQKQFHKQQLQNSSNNSQHSSSNPNSSSLKQQQPLLITPKLHQLEANGQELLGLDGIGNSPLVACMPPSSQFRPIPHKSIMPAHEPPHHHNHNQQSHPHQQQQQQLQQQHPGTLLNPSTAMLSSKFFTAPTLPK